One Curtobacterium herbarum genomic window carries:
- a CDS encoding carbohydrate ABC transporter permease, which translates to MTNTTDTSEPVIGGNAGLAAPTPDVAGATGGGGASRPTGKRRRRAVWGVMSTREKVIRYVLLVVVLFITIGPFLWQLSTSLKGTGEDIYTANPSFIPSQPTIGNYLRVADAIPVFGYIGNSLIVAAIDVLGNIVFATLAGFALARLQWRFRKLVLGLFLATLVLPGEATIISQFVTVKDLGLADSLVGVALPGMIAALNVLLMFNAFRQVPEEIDQAAVMDGANALQRLRYISFPAVQGTIAVIAIFSFIGAWDDFLWPLIVLQSPDKLTLTVGLQYLQGTFATDQRMIAAGTMIAFIPIAVIFALLQRFFFKGVEEGGVKG; encoded by the coding sequence GTGACGAACACGACCGACACCAGCGAGCCCGTCATCGGCGGCAACGCCGGCCTGGCCGCACCGACGCCCGACGTGGCCGGCGCGACGGGCGGAGGGGGAGCCTCCAGGCCGACCGGCAAGCGGCGCCGCCGTGCCGTGTGGGGCGTGATGTCCACCCGCGAGAAGGTGATCCGCTACGTCCTGCTCGTCGTGGTGCTGTTCATCACGATCGGCCCGTTCCTCTGGCAGCTCTCGACCTCGCTCAAGGGCACCGGCGAGGACATCTACACCGCGAACCCGTCGTTCATCCCGTCGCAGCCGACGATCGGCAACTACCTGCGGGTCGCCGACGCGATCCCGGTCTTCGGCTACATCGGCAACTCGCTCATCGTCGCCGCGATCGACGTGCTCGGGAACATCGTCTTCGCGACCCTCGCCGGTTTCGCGCTGGCACGGCTGCAGTGGCGGTTCCGCAAGCTGGTGCTCGGCCTGTTCCTCGCCACCCTGGTGCTGCCGGGCGAGGCGACGATCATCTCGCAGTTCGTCACCGTCAAGGACCTAGGCCTCGCCGACTCCCTGGTCGGGGTTGCCCTGCCCGGCATGATCGCGGCGCTCAACGTGCTGCTCATGTTCAACGCCTTCCGGCAGGTGCCCGAGGAGATCGACCAGGCGGCCGTGATGGACGGCGCGAACGCACTGCAGCGACTCCGGTACATCTCGTTCCCGGCCGTGCAGGGGACCATCGCCGTGATCGCGATCTTCTCGTTCATCGGTGCATGGGACGACTTCCTCTGGCCGCTCATCGTCCTGCAGTCGCCGGACAAGCTCACCCTGACCGTCGGCCTGCAGTACCTGCAGGGCACCTTCGCCACCGACCAGCGGATGATCGCGGCCGGCACGATGATCGCCTTCATCCCGATCGCGGTGATCTTCGCCCTCCTGCAGCGCTTCTTCTTCAAGGGCGTGGAAGAGGGCGGGGTGAAGGGCTGA
- a CDS encoding carbohydrate ABC transporter permease, protein MRANRWFTPWLLVLPALVWLLAFSLWPSINTVRLSFTNASPLGGVSAWVGTANFRTLLADPQVWEALLNSVIYMAVCLPLLTVLPLLMAVLVQHKMPGIAFFRTAYYTPVIASAVVVGLIWNWILDDRGVINEMAQSLGIAQGAIPFLTDRWLLLFSAISLTVWKGLGYYMIIFLAALGNVGKDLHEAAALDGAGSVRRFWSVTMPGVRGTMTLVGILVCVSALRVFSELYILTNGTGGPGGQDNSLVMLIQQYARGFTGNLGYASALSLLLFAVTLVPMLALARMNSKADK, encoded by the coding sequence ATGCGTGCGAACCGTTGGTTCACGCCCTGGCTGCTGGTGCTGCCCGCACTGGTCTGGCTGCTCGCGTTCAGTCTCTGGCCGTCGATCAACACCGTGCGGCTGTCGTTCACGAACGCCAGCCCGCTCGGCGGGGTCAGCGCGTGGGTGGGGACGGCGAACTTCCGGACCCTGCTCGCGGACCCGCAGGTGTGGGAGGCGCTGCTCAACAGCGTCATCTACATGGCGGTGTGCCTGCCGCTGCTGACGGTCCTCCCGCTCCTGATGGCGGTGCTCGTCCAGCACAAGATGCCCGGCATCGCGTTCTTCCGCACCGCGTACTACACGCCGGTGATCGCGAGCGCGGTGGTCGTCGGGCTGATCTGGAACTGGATCCTCGACGACCGCGGCGTCATCAACGAGATGGCCCAGTCGCTCGGCATCGCGCAGGGGGCGATCCCGTTCCTCACCGACCGGTGGCTCCTGCTGTTCAGCGCCATCAGCCTGACCGTGTGGAAGGGCCTCGGCTACTACATGATCATCTTCCTGGCGGCCCTCGGGAACGTCGGCAAGGACCTGCACGAGGCCGCCGCACTCGACGGCGCCGGCTCGGTCCGACGCTTCTGGTCGGTCACGATGCCCGGCGTGCGCGGCACGATGACCCTCGTCGGCATCCTGGTCTGCGTCTCCGCGCTCCGGGTGTTCAGCGAGCTCTACATCCTGACGAACGGGACGGGCGGCCCCGGCGGCCAGGACAACTCCCTCGTCATGCTCATCCAGCAGTACGCCCGCGGCTTCACCGGCAACCTCGGCTACGCGTCCGCCCTGAGCCTCCTGCTCTTCGCCGTGACGCTCGTCCCGATGCTCGCCCTCGCCCGGATGAACAGCAAGGCGGACAAGTGA
- a CDS encoding ABC transporter substrate-binding protein has translation MRSTHRTTSGRVAAILAGAAATALVLTGCSSGGTASTGGDGKVSGSITLQTWALTPTYTDYLDGVVKAFEKKYPDAQVKLVDQPGDGYADKVLSQASSNSLPDVVNLPPDIALPLAKRGFLQDVAKDDSTLSSTYVKGSLTAYNYKGVDGTFGYPWYLNTDIDYWNKTMFTKCGLDPANPPKTTDELFSQAETMHQKCPDDYLMSRKPGLSDFSLAGVKILNADGTKFTFANSSKAADLITKYAKAYKEGLMPSSVLNTDYLGNSTLFTQGKVAWTTGGATAISDFEKNNPSLKGNIIVSPALDNPPLYVQGLSVSAKSKHIATAEALAAFMTNAKNQEAFAHLVNIFPSTKSSQSDPFFSKDDGTVQAKARVLANEALKTAKNLNPVEANSAMTDFLDQQIALAMKGGVSPEKALQTAQDKMNTLLANG, from the coding sequence ATGAGAAGCACCCACCGCACCACGTCGGGCCGAGTGGCCGCGATCCTGGCAGGCGCCGCAGCGACCGCCCTCGTCCTCACCGGCTGCTCGAGCGGCGGCACCGCCAGCACCGGCGGTGACGGGAAGGTCAGCGGGTCGATCACCCTGCAGACCTGGGCCCTCACGCCGACCTACACGGACTACCTCGACGGGGTCGTGAAGGCGTTCGAGAAGAAGTACCCGGACGCGCAGGTCAAGCTCGTCGACCAGCCCGGCGACGGCTACGCCGACAAGGTGCTCAGCCAGGCCTCGTCGAACTCGTTGCCCGACGTCGTCAACCTGCCGCCGGACATCGCCCTGCCCCTCGCCAAGCGCGGCTTCCTGCAGGACGTCGCGAAGGACGACAGCACACTCTCGAGCACCTACGTGAAGGGTTCGCTCACCGCCTACAACTACAAGGGCGTCGACGGCACCTTCGGCTACCCCTGGTACCTCAACACCGACATCGACTACTGGAACAAGACGATGTTCACGAAGTGCGGTCTCGACCCGGCGAACCCGCCGAAGACGACCGACGAGCTCTTCTCGCAGGCCGAGACCATGCACCAGAAGTGCCCGGACGACTACCTGATGAGCCGCAAGCCCGGCCTGAGCGACTTCTCGCTCGCCGGCGTCAAGATCCTCAACGCCGACGGCACGAAGTTCACATTCGCGAACTCGTCGAAGGCCGCCGACCTCATCACGAAGTACGCGAAGGCCTACAAGGAAGGCCTGATGCCGTCGTCGGTCCTCAACACCGACTACCTCGGCAACTCCACCCTGTTCACGCAGGGCAAGGTCGCCTGGACCACCGGTGGCGCGACCGCGATCAGCGACTTCGAGAAGAACAACCCGTCGCTCAAGGGCAACATCATCGTCTCCCCGGCGCTGGACAACCCGCCGCTCTACGTCCAGGGCCTCAGCGTCTCGGCGAAGAGCAAGCACATCGCCACCGCCGAAGCGCTCGCCGCGTTCATGACGAACGCGAAGAACCAGGAGGCGTTCGCACACCTGGTGAACATCTTCCCGTCGACGAAGTCGTCGCAGTCCGACCCGTTCTTCTCGAAGGACGACGGCACCGTGCAGGCCAAGGCCCGCGTGCTCGCCAACGAGGCGCTGAAGACCGCGAAGAACCTCAACCCGGTCGAGGCCAACTCGGCCATGACCGACTTCCTCGACCAGCAGATCGCACTGGCGATGAAGGGCGGCGTCAGCCCCGAGAAGGCGCTGCAGACCGCCCAGGACAAGATGAACACCCTGCTCGCCAACGGCTGA
- a CDS encoding LacI family DNA-binding transcriptional regulator, with protein sequence MATGRRTTIADIAARAGVSISAVSFALNGRPGVSEATRERVRQVARDLDWQPHTAARALGGAKAGSIGFVLNRPARTLGTESFFGDLISGIQLGLTGTHIGMTLLVARDAEEELETYRDWWRGHRVDGVIVIDPRRDDDRLRLLAELGMPSVVVGSHPSPAGAAPSVWIDDSDATDTVLRYLRALGHRRIAHVSGPPEFEHTALRIDRVRAFAGDDPDDRTESVPTDYSAEAGAAATRRLLSGATRPTAIVFDNDVLAVAGLGVASEMGVRVPQDVSIVSFDDSAMIRLVRPAITSLTRDTVELGQRAAVLLREQIEADTALPSRPGPELTLSVRESTARVTP encoded by the coding sequence GTGGCCACAGGACGTCGAACGACGATCGCGGACATCGCAGCCCGGGCTGGCGTGTCCATCAGCGCCGTGTCGTTCGCACTGAACGGGCGCCCCGGCGTCTCCGAGGCAACACGCGAACGGGTGCGCCAGGTGGCCCGAGACCTCGACTGGCAGCCGCACACCGCCGCGCGGGCCCTGGGCGGCGCGAAGGCCGGGTCGATCGGCTTCGTCCTGAACCGGCCGGCGCGCACCCTGGGGACCGAGTCGTTCTTCGGCGACCTGATCTCCGGCATCCAGCTCGGCCTGACCGGCACCCACATCGGCATGACGCTGCTCGTCGCCCGTGACGCCGAGGAAGAGCTCGAGACCTACCGGGACTGGTGGCGCGGGCACCGGGTCGACGGCGTGATCGTGATCGACCCGCGGCGGGACGACGACCGCCTGCGCCTGCTCGCCGAACTCGGCATGCCGTCGGTCGTCGTCGGCTCGCACCCCTCGCCCGCCGGCGCGGCCCCGAGCGTCTGGATCGACGACTCGGACGCCACCGACACGGTCCTGCGCTACCTGCGGGCCCTCGGACACCGGCGGATCGCGCACGTCTCCGGACCACCAGAGTTCGAGCACACCGCACTCCGCATCGACCGGGTGCGGGCGTTCGCCGGCGACGACCCCGACGACCGGACCGAGTCCGTCCCGACCGACTACTCCGCCGAGGCCGGCGCCGCAGCCACCCGCCGCCTGCTCTCCGGGGCGACGAGACCGACCGCGATCGTGTTCGACAACGACGTGCTCGCCGTCGCCGGGCTCGGCGTCGCCAGCGAGATGGGCGTACGAGTGCCGCAGGACGTCTCGATCGTGTCGTTCGACGACTCCGCGATGATCCGGCTCGTGCGGCCGGCGATCACCTCGCTGACGCGTGACACCGTCGAGCTCGGACAGCGGGCCGCCGTGCTGCTCCGGGAGCAGATCGAGGCCGACACCGCCCTGCCGTCGCGCCCGGGCCCCGAACTGACGCTGAGCGTCCGGGAGTCCACGGCCCGCGTCACCCCCTGA
- a CDS encoding EamA family transporter, producing the protein MTRVPAPLLALTAMVSVQIGAAVAKTRFEEVGSVGAATLRLVIGAVVLALVVRPRVRHWTRAQWLAAVLLGLALGGMNLFIYVAFATIPIGVAVTIEFLGPLTLSLAHTRRWRDAVWAALALAGVVLLGVGPSAVGDVGGVLAAVLAAGCWAAYIVMNRRVGAAIPGIDGLAVSMLVAMVVALPFGLRPAVTGVAADPVLLVVFGVVALLSSVLPYALEMSALRRMPTRVFGVLQSLGPAIAALAGLVVLGEALSLLEVVALVCVTAASAGVTLTSRRGAAAV; encoded by the coding sequence ATGACCCGGGTCCCGGCACCGCTGCTGGCCCTCACCGCGATGGTGTCCGTGCAGATCGGCGCCGCGGTCGCGAAGACCCGCTTCGAGGAGGTCGGCTCGGTCGGTGCCGCCACCCTCCGGCTCGTCATCGGTGCCGTCGTCCTGGCGCTCGTCGTGCGCCCCCGGGTCCGGCACTGGACGCGCGCGCAGTGGCTCGCCGCGGTCCTGCTCGGCCTGGCCCTCGGCGGCATGAACCTGTTCATCTACGTGGCGTTCGCCACGATCCCGATCGGCGTCGCGGTGACGATCGAGTTCCTCGGCCCGCTGACGCTCTCCCTCGCCCACACCCGGCGGTGGCGCGATGCGGTCTGGGCGGCGCTCGCGCTCGCCGGCGTGGTGCTGCTCGGCGTCGGACCGTCCGCGGTCGGTGACGTCGGGGGAGTGCTCGCCGCCGTCCTCGCCGCCGGGTGCTGGGCCGCGTACATCGTCATGAACCGCCGCGTCGGTGCGGCGATCCCGGGCATCGACGGGTTGGCGGTGTCGATGCTCGTCGCGATGGTGGTGGCGCTGCCGTTCGGACTGCGGCCCGCCGTCACCGGTGTCGCGGCCGATCCGGTGCTGCTCGTGGTGTTCGGCGTCGTCGCGCTGCTGTCGAGCGTGCTGCCCTACGCGCTCGAGATGTCCGCGCTCCGCCGGATGCCGACGCGGGTGTTCGGCGTGCTGCAGAGCCTCGGCCCGGCGATCGCGGCACTCGCCGGCCTGGTCGTCCTGGGCGAGGCCCTGTCGCTGCTCGAGGTCGTCGCCCTGGTCTGCGTCACCGCGGCGAGCGCGGGGGTCACGCTCACGTCGCGACGGGGCGCTGCGGCGGTCTGA
- a CDS encoding response regulator transcription factor gives MTDGPDAARIRAVRIRAVVVDDAVLLREGLARVLDEAGIDVVGQFGDPASFLAALPTLTPDVVVMDVRMPPTFTDEGVRAAVEARRIAPRTGILLLSQYVEAAYAEDVLAAGSAGIGYLLKDRVTRLDEIDDAVRRVASGGTVLDPEVVTQLMSRRRDPLAALTPREREVLGLMAEGRTNAAIARALVIGTGAVEKHVTSIFGKLALEDTGEDHRRVLAVLAYLG, from the coding sequence ATGACCGACGGCCCGGATGCAGCGCGCATCCGGGCCGTCCGCATCCGGGCCGTCGTCGTCGACGACGCCGTCCTGCTCCGCGAAGGCCTGGCCCGTGTGCTCGACGAGGCCGGCATCGACGTCGTCGGCCAGTTCGGCGACCCGGCGTCGTTCCTCGCAGCACTGCCCACGCTGACGCCGGACGTCGTCGTGATGGACGTCCGGATGCCGCCGACCTTCACCGACGAGGGCGTCCGCGCCGCCGTCGAGGCCCGGCGGATCGCACCGCGGACCGGCATCCTGCTGCTCTCCCAGTACGTCGAGGCGGCCTACGCCGAGGACGTCCTGGCCGCCGGCAGCGCCGGCATCGGCTACCTGCTGAAGGACCGCGTCACCCGGCTCGACGAGATCGACGACGCCGTCCGCCGGGTCGCATCGGGAGGCACGGTGCTCGACCCCGAGGTCGTCACCCAGCTGATGAGTCGCCGCCGCGACCCCCTGGCGGCGCTGACGCCCCGTGAGCGCGAGGTGCTCGGCCTGATGGCGGAGGGCCGCACCAACGCCGCCATCGCCCGGGCGCTCGTCATCGGCACCGGAGCGGTCGAGAAGCACGTCACGAGCATCTTCGGCAAGCTCGCGCTCGAGGACACCGGCGAGGACCACCGCCGAGTCCTGGCCGTCCTGGCCTACCTCGGATGA
- a CDS encoding sensor histidine kinase, with protein sequence MTDTDRLDLARTVPLDDAVTSPDHAETVPLDTTTPEATIPMPTAPVPGPSGPPGAWDATPPVSATPAGPTPPVSTPQPPKPSSSTPSPSVPTPSTPGGRGPDAPIRSGSGGSGGRASAGAFYREAWRRSPRDFGYMALTAVLLCTLYFAFPAILGIGGLGSRDVLNPFTLLLFFVALFVARWLGQFEKLRMSWADPRPIRPVDWTPKWQQNWWTRTGSAVANPHYWLYLLHAVVVYPLAAIVTVGAGLLLAVGFLWPVVAVLAYVVAGTFMIDTTQVGSAAGLVFLALLSMAASVVLFPLWLRGSVLAHYWIDHGLLGGFRAEVLEERVAGLQASRAGAVTAEGQALRQIERDLHDGPQQRLVRLRMDLAAAERSFEKDPERAKRLIGEASGHAQDALDELRALSRGFAPPILLDRGLVAALEALCSRSPIPVGLDIRLPEGLELATEIQRNVYFTVSELLTNTAKHAGASVAGVYLGLLVDTAGTWFLTVSVTDDGRGGASPREGHGIEGLMGRMRALDGELTVSSPLGGPTEATARIPLGALNGVPTPRT encoded by the coding sequence ATGACCGACACCGACCGGCTCGACCTGGCTCGCACCGTCCCCCTGGACGATGCCGTGACCTCGCCCGACCACGCCGAGACCGTTCCGCTCGACACCACGACACCGGAAGCGACCATCCCGATGCCCACCGCCCCTGTACCCGGTCCTTCTGGGCCTCCCGGCGCCTGGGACGCGACCCCGCCGGTGTCGGCGACGCCGGCGGGCCCGACGCCGCCGGTGAGCACCCCGCAGCCACCGAAGCCGTCCTCGTCGACCCCGTCCCCATCGGTGCCGACCCCGTCGACGCCCGGCGGGCGCGGTCCGGACGCCCCGATCCGCTCCGGCAGCGGAGGCAGTGGTGGCCGGGCGAGCGCCGGCGCCTTCTACCGGGAGGCCTGGCGTCGGTCGCCGCGGGACTTCGGGTACATGGCCCTGACGGCGGTGCTCCTCTGCACCCTGTACTTCGCGTTCCCCGCGATCCTGGGCATCGGCGGCCTCGGCTCCCGCGACGTCCTCAACCCGTTCACCCTGCTGCTGTTCTTCGTGGCGCTGTTCGTCGCCCGGTGGCTCGGCCAGTTCGAGAAGCTCCGGATGAGCTGGGCCGACCCGCGGCCGATCCGCCCGGTGGACTGGACGCCGAAGTGGCAGCAGAACTGGTGGACGCGCACGGGTTCGGCGGTCGCGAACCCGCACTACTGGCTGTACCTGCTGCACGCGGTCGTCGTCTACCCGCTCGCGGCCATCGTGACCGTCGGCGCCGGGCTGCTGCTGGCGGTCGGGTTCCTCTGGCCGGTCGTCGCGGTGCTCGCCTACGTCGTGGCGGGCACGTTCATGATCGACACCACCCAGGTCGGGTCCGCCGCCGGCCTCGTCTTCCTCGCTCTCCTGTCGATGGCGGCGAGTGTCGTCCTCTTCCCGCTCTGGCTGCGCGGCTCGGTGCTCGCGCACTACTGGATCGACCACGGTCTGCTCGGTGGCTTCCGAGCCGAGGTGCTCGAGGAGCGCGTGGCGGGCCTCCAGGCATCCCGCGCCGGTGCGGTGACGGCCGAGGGGCAGGCGCTCCGGCAGATCGAGCGCGACCTGCACGACGGACCGCAGCAGCGACTCGTCCGACTGCGGATGGACCTGGCCGCGGCCGAGCGGTCGTTCGAGAAGGACCCGGAGCGGGCCAAGCGACTGATCGGTGAGGCGTCGGGTCACGCCCAGGACGCGCTCGATGAGCTCCGGGCGCTGTCCCGCGGATTCGCGCCGCCGATCCTGCTCGACCGCGGCCTGGTCGCCGCCCTCGAGGCGCTCTGCTCCCGCTCGCCGATCCCGGTCGGCCTCGACATCCGCCTGCCCGAGGGCCTGGAGCTCGCGACCGAGATCCAGCGGAACGTGTACTTCACGGTGAGCGAGCTGCTGACGAACACCGCCAAGCACGCCGGTGCCTCGGTGGCCGGGGTGTACCTCGGGCTGCTCGTCGACACCGCGGGCACCTGGTTCCTGACGGTCAGCGTCACGGACGACGGCCGCGGTGGGGCGAGCCCGCGCGAAGGACACGGCATCGAGGGCCTGATGGGCCGGATGCGCGCCCTGGACGGCGAACTGACCGTGTCCAGCCCGCTCGGCGGACCGACCGAGGCGACCGCCCGGATCCCGCTCGGTGCCCTGAACGGCGTGCCCACGCCGCGCACGTGA
- a CDS encoding serine hydrolase domain-containing protein — translation MEKRAAYESVLPYAREWIAYKVWQLRLPGVQVAVGFEGQELFADAFGYADVEAGRRLTNSDLFRIASHSKTFTATALLQLADQGALRLDDTVGTFVPALVEAGSPIADATVRELMEMGAGVVRDGADGDHWALAHPFPDADELVALVVAGGAKVPVGSAFNYSNLGYGLLGLVIAAVTGTSYADHVRTAITEPLGLTGTGAEFDPAREDEYVVGYTGLHTARTRQRVPHVTTGALAAATGFHGTASDLVRYFSAHVPGRGSLLSDHAKRLAQRKAWSALDSDPAARGYGAGFIVDRINGREVRGHSGGFPGQITQSVFDPASSLVVSVLTSSATGPATMLAYGIVHLLDAAADEHAPGTPVPADVDTDRYTGRFTTFEGITDIARVGDRLLAIDPTQPVPTESPVRLEVVDADTLRMASGNRFGSIDEDIVFTRDDSGGIVSVRGDSGMTQRPWSVPAESPEVAAALV, via the coding sequence ATGGAGAAGCGCGCTGCCTACGAGTCCGTCCTGCCCTACGCCCGTGAGTGGATCGCCTACAAGGTGTGGCAGCTGCGGTTGCCCGGCGTCCAGGTCGCCGTCGGGTTCGAGGGGCAGGAGCTGTTCGCCGACGCCTTCGGGTACGCGGACGTCGAGGCCGGCCGGCGCCTGACGAACAGCGACCTGTTCCGGATCGCCTCGCACTCGAAGACCTTCACGGCCACCGCACTGCTCCAGCTCGCCGACCAGGGTGCCCTGCGCCTCGACGACACCGTCGGCACGTTCGTCCCCGCCCTGGTCGAGGCCGGGTCACCGATCGCCGACGCCACGGTCCGCGAGCTCATGGAGATGGGCGCCGGTGTCGTCCGCGACGGGGCCGACGGCGACCACTGGGCACTGGCACACCCGTTCCCGGACGCCGACGAACTGGTCGCCCTCGTCGTCGCGGGCGGTGCGAAGGTGCCCGTCGGGTCGGCGTTCAACTACTCGAACCTGGGCTACGGCCTGCTCGGCCTGGTCATCGCAGCGGTCACCGGCACCAGCTACGCCGACCACGTCCGCACGGCGATCACCGAGCCGCTCGGCCTCACCGGCACCGGCGCCGAGTTCGACCCGGCGCGCGAGGACGAGTACGTCGTCGGCTACACCGGCCTGCACACCGCCCGGACCCGGCAGCGGGTCCCGCACGTGACGACGGGGGCGCTCGCCGCGGCCACCGGGTTCCACGGCACCGCCTCGGACCTGGTCCGGTACTTCTCCGCCCACGTCCCCGGTCGCGGCTCGCTGCTCTCCGACCACGCCAAGCGCCTGGCCCAGCGGAAGGCGTGGAGCGCCCTGGACAGCGACCCCGCCGCGCGCGGCTACGGCGCCGGGTTCATCGTCGACCGGATCAACGGCCGGGAGGTCCGTGGCCACTCCGGCGGGTTCCCCGGGCAGATCACGCAGTCGGTCTTCGACCCCGCGTCCTCGCTGGTCGTGTCGGTGCTGACGAGCAGCGCCACGGGTCCGGCGACGATGCTGGCGTACGGCATCGTGCACCTGCTCGACGCCGCCGCGGACGAGCACGCCCCCGGGACGCCGGTGCCGGCGGACGTCGACACCGACCGCTACACCGGGCGTTTCACCACGTTCGAGGGCATCACCGACATCGCCCGTGTCGGGGACCGGCTGCTGGCGATCGACCCGACGCAGCCCGTGCCGACCGAGTCGCCGGTGCGCCTGGAGGTCGTCGACGCCGACACGCTGCGGATGGCGTCGGGGAACCGGTTCGGGTCCATCGACGAGGACATCGTGTTCACCCGTGACGACTCCGGCGGGATCGTGTCGGTCCGGGGCGACAGCGGCATGACCCAGCGCCCGTGGTCGGTGCCGGCGGAGTCGCCCGAGGTCGCCGCGGCGCTCGTCTGA
- a CDS encoding FMN-binding negative transcriptional regulator — MRHTPSFLMTEVDEVRRLIDGNPWATIVSHTAAGLVASHYPFLLEPSADDELVLVSHVGRPDEVAHELGRHEVLVVVQGPHGYVSPAWYPPEQFVPTWNHTTAHLWGTPEILSDDENFRVLGDLVDHFERAMPSPVSLDVDEDTARRIARGTVGIRLRVTRFDARAKLSQNKAPEVADRVIAGLRADGPYAAPALADEMARVRARSADVRDDGREAR, encoded by the coding sequence ATGCGGCACACACCCTCCTTCCTGATGACCGAGGTCGACGAGGTGCGCCGGCTCATCGACGGGAACCCCTGGGCGACGATCGTGTCGCACACGGCCGCGGGGCTGGTGGCGTCGCACTACCCGTTCCTGCTCGAGCCGAGCGCCGACGACGAGCTCGTCCTGGTGTCCCACGTCGGCCGTCCGGACGAGGTCGCGCACGAGCTCGGCCGCCACGAGGTCCTGGTCGTCGTGCAGGGCCCGCACGGCTACGTCTCCCCCGCCTGGTACCCGCCGGAGCAGTTCGTCCCCACCTGGAACCACACCACCGCGCACCTGTGGGGCACGCCGGAGATCCTGTCCGACGACGAGAACTTCCGGGTCCTCGGTGACCTGGTCGACCACTTCGAGCGGGCGATGCCGTCCCCGGTGTCGCTCGACGTCGACGAGGACACCGCCCGGCGCATCGCCCGCGGCACGGTCGGCATCCGGCTGCGGGTCACCCGGTTCGACGCGCGCGCGAAGCTCAGCCAGAACAAGGCGCCCGAGGTCGCCGATCGGGTGATCGCGGGCCTCCGTGCCGACGGGCCGTACGCGGCGCCGGCGCTGGCGGACGAGATGGCGCGGGTGCGGGCACGCTCTGCGGACGTGCGGGACGACGGGCGGGAGGCGCGGTGA